A stretch of bacterium DNA encodes these proteins:
- a CDS encoding DUF4209 domain-containing protein: protein MLDFEHLILNIEAAIKYYAENEIDSYNLQQGSMKQMVTVYKLMGKDQKVKEAKIRIAESFIEEAEWKKENYPSGNSVAATFYEKALHAYMDIGGFKTKVEELKNKIKEAHAAAFEKEFRMTKIPIEVDKKIIDSHRERYKGRSTLEVFHLLITDPNLIPSFEGAKKATVEHAKKYVLMHLVSQSVIRKNIRVKTYETDDDRFYFFTLQNFMLDYQFKAKFFLVNAYCALKEEHPNWVAEMIKYLKTLPLVKKNRLKLIEKGLSAFEREDYISAIHILVFQIEGILRDTVEGLRIAPFSYHRGEMRIKKLWDILEILQKVEGIDKDILMLVRTSLVDIGGENLRNDLAHGILDYDEFTGLRALILIYILLKITPYDIIRKEKPESDVKQ, encoded by the coding sequence ATGCTTGATTTCGAACACCTTATCTTAAACATTGAAGCTGCCATTAAATATTATGCTGAGAATGAAATTGACAGTTACAATTTACAACAAGGTTCAATGAAGCAAATGGTCACTGTTTATAAACTGATGGGTAAAGACCAAAAAGTAAAAGAAGCCAAGATAAGAATTGCGGAGTCTTTTATTGAAGAAGCCGAATGGAAAAAAGAAAATTATCCAAGTGGAAATTCCGTTGCAGCAACCTTCTACGAAAAAGCTCTTCATGCATACATGGACATTGGTGGTTTTAAGACTAAAGTTGAGGAGTTAAAGAATAAAATCAAAGAAGCTCATGCGGCGGCCTTTGAAAAAGAATTTCGAATGACGAAGATCCCTATCGAAGTTGATAAGAAAATAATAGATTCACACCGAGAAAGGTATAAAGGCCGCAGCACACTTGAAGTATTTCATTTATTAATCACAGACCCCAATCTTATACCCTCGTTTGAGGGCGCAAAAAAGGCTACTGTTGAACACGCAAAGAAATATGTACTGATGCACTTAGTTAGTCAATCCGTAATCAGAAAAAATATCCGTGTAAAAACCTACGAAACTGATGATGATAGGTTTTACTTTTTTACATTGCAAAATTTCATGTTGGATTATCAGTTCAAAGCAAAGTTTTTCCTTGTGAATGCATACTGCGCCCTGAAAGAAGAACATCCAAATTGGGTTGCCGAGATGATCAAATATCTTAAAACTCTACCTCTTGTCAAAAAAAACAGACTTAAGTTAATTGAAAAGGGGTTAAGTGCCTTTGAAAGAGAAGATTATATCTCTGCAATTCACATTCTTGTATTTCAAATAGAGGGAATTCTAAGAGATACGGTGGAGGGGTTACGAATAGCACCATTTTCATACCACCGGGGAGAAATGAGAATAAAAAAATTATGGGATATCTTGGAAATATTACAGAAAGTTGAAGGAATAGATAAAGATATATTAATGCTAGTAAGGACTTCATTAGTGGATATCGGCGGTGAGAATCTCCGAAACGATTTAGCTCACGGCATTTTAGATTATGATGAATTTACAGGCTTGAGAGCACTTATTTTGATTTACATTCTTTTAAAGATTACGCCATATGACATTATTAGGAAAGAGAAACCTGAATCTGACGTAAAACAATAA